One Methanohalophilus mahii DSM 5219 genomic window carries:
- a CDS encoding hydantoinase/oxoprolinase family protein gives MQYSLGIDAGGTYTDAVLIRNRDGKVVDSAKSLTTYPNLIIGIHNVLGLLNREYMENINLVSVSTTLSTNTLLEKTGASASLILIGDHPLERELAAENYIFIAGGHDQNGEESTPLDLNKVEEYIKEVQDNVSVFAVSAYFGTRNPEHELKVKDKILELTGKPVVCGHELSQELGAYERAVTALLNAQLIPVTTKFIRSVIHEIEKLGIQEKMLMLRCDGSVVNIEDALHRPIETIFSGPAASLVGASYLADLNTCAVMDVGGTSTDVSAIYKGLPELKAEGATVGGWKTRVKAIDMETSAMGGDSHIWVTKKRVNIGPRRVIPLCVAATHHPQLMEILNEQAPTFRVMENENFQPTRFFMKSQPDNQYIDPQEKEILDLLDEQPVPIQTISHQLNGMPSANVLDSLIQKRLVQVIGFTPTDALHVLGDYTEWNVEASEKGAEMLSKLLRKNKVEFCENIKEMFAKNMSRELIRFLLPDVEEKVIMDILNGKYPARLNLDIPVVLVGGPVKAYVDEIQKILIADIKVPESFEVGNAVGALMGKGIKRVDIMIRPHSLQRPEEDFLVFAPGQRKQFKKYVDALDFARKTGEDIVKGYMNKCRIDSDRVKITFEKKTVIPDGWHHPPMETRLIVMGVGTPNIG, from the coding sequence ATGCAATACAGCCTGGGAATTGATGCTGGCGGGACATACACGGATGCAGTTCTTATCCGCAACCGTGATGGCAAAGTCGTAGACAGCGCTAAATCCCTTACTACCTATCCGAACCTCATTATAGGCATACATAATGTCCTGGGATTGCTGAACAGGGAATATATGGAAAACATAAACCTAGTGTCCGTATCCACAACACTTTCCACAAATACCCTCCTGGAAAAAACCGGCGCATCCGCCTCCCTAATCCTGATCGGTGACCATCCCCTGGAAAGAGAACTTGCTGCAGAGAATTATATATTCATAGCCGGAGGACACGACCAAAATGGTGAAGAGTCGACACCTCTGGACCTGAATAAAGTGGAAGAATATATAAAAGAAGTACAGGACAATGTTTCGGTATTCGCAGTTTCTGCCTATTTTGGAACCCGTAACCCGGAACATGAACTTAAAGTAAAAGACAAAATCCTCGAACTTACAGGCAAACCAGTTGTATGCGGCCATGAGCTCTCGCAGGAGCTTGGAGCCTATGAAAGAGCTGTCACTGCCCTTCTCAATGCCCAGCTTATTCCTGTTACTACAAAATTCATCCGGTCAGTCATCCATGAAATCGAAAAACTCGGAATACAGGAAAAAATGCTGATGTTGCGTTGTGATGGGTCTGTGGTCAATATTGAAGATGCCCTGCATCGGCCAATTGAAACTATTTTTTCCGGCCCAGCAGCAAGTCTTGTGGGTGCTTCTTACCTGGCAGACCTGAACACCTGTGCCGTTATGGACGTTGGAGGCACAAGCACGGATGTTTCTGCTATCTACAAAGGATTACCGGAATTAAAAGCAGAGGGAGCCACAGTTGGTGGCTGGAAGACAAGGGTCAAAGCAATCGACATGGAAACTTCTGCTATGGGAGGAGATAGTCACATATGGGTTACCAAAAAGAGAGTAAATATCGGACCCAGAAGAGTAATACCCCTATGCGTGGCTGCTACACATCACCCACAACTCATGGAAATCCTTAACGAACAGGCACCTACTTTCCGCGTAATGGAAAATGAAAATTTTCAGCCAACCCGTTTTTTTATGAAGAGCCAACCGGACAACCAATATATTGATCCACAAGAGAAAGAAATACTGGACCTACTGGATGAACAGCCTGTTCCCATACAAACTATTTCTCATCAATTAAATGGAATGCCGTCTGCAAATGTATTGGATTCCCTGATACAGAAAAGACTTGTCCAGGTAATCGGGTTCACTCCGACAGATGCCCTGCATGTACTGGGAGATTATACAGAGTGGAACGTGGAAGCTTCTGAAAAAGGGGCAGAGATGCTTTCAAAACTTCTCAGGAAGAATAAGGTGGAGTTTTGTGAAAATATCAAGGAAATGTTTGCAAAAAATATGTCAAGGGAACTTATTCGCTTCCTTCTGCCGGATGTTGAAGAAAAAGTGATCATGGACATACTTAACGGCAAATATCCGGCACGTTTGAATCTGGACATTCCTGTGGTCCTGGTCGGGGGACCTGTTAAGGCTTACGTGGATGAAATACAAAAAATATTGATCGCAGACATAAAGGTACCTGAAAGTTTCGAAGTTGGTAATGCGGTAGGAGCACTTATGGGAAAAGGGATCAAACGCGTGGATATCATGATCAGACCGCATTCCCTGCAACGGCCTGAAGAGGATTTTCTTGTTTTTGCACCCGGACAAAGAAAGCAATTCAAAAAATATGTGGACGCCCTGGATTTTGCAAGAAAGACCGGAGAAGATATCGTAAAAGGATACATGAACAAATGCCGTATAGATTCTGACAGGGTGAAAATCACATTTGAAAAGAAAACCGTGATCCCGGACGGCTGGCATCATCCACCAATGGAAACACGCCTGATAGTAATGGGAGTGGGAACCCCAAACATCGGATAA
- the pap gene encoding polyphosphate:AMP phosphotransferase produces MLEKVDLSKRIDDGEYKDLVDKLEIKMGELQRKSWKMQLPIIVVFEGWHASGMSDIINRFILPMDPRGFRFHTATSPTDEEKLRPLLWRFWTKVPARGQVAIFDRSWYRRAIIEHIEKNNGKGLERCLQGIRSFERQLADDGYLIIKFFLHISKEKQQQRFKELEKNNGDLFIVGEDEVDYANEYETYLYTVEKILENTDSFRAPWTIVEANNRNFATVKIMTAFISAMEDKLKEVDHKSVTETTVDLFPKEDLPGIPSLKTSILARTDMEKTIDKKEYKKKKKDYQERLRHLQYELLKRQIPVVIIYEGWDASGKGGNIRRLAHRLNPRLYSVIPIGAPNDYEISRHYLWRFLKEIPPAGRIAIFDRSWYGRVMVERVEQLCTENEWKRAYREINEFEAMLTDWNAVVVKFWLHIDQDTQFERFQKRSATPHKQWKITQEDWRNRENWDAYREAVDEMLEKTSTTYAPWTIVEANDKKYARIKAMKTVTEAIEEKLKN; encoded by the coding sequence ATGCTGGAAAAAGTTGATCTCTCAAAAAGAATAGATGATGGGGAGTACAAGGATTTAGTCGATAAACTTGAGATCAAAATGGGGGAATTACAGCGCAAAAGCTGGAAAATGCAGCTGCCCATAATTGTTGTTTTTGAAGGCTGGCATGCTTCGGGTATGAGTGATATAATAAACCGCTTCATTCTTCCCATGGACCCCAGGGGCTTCCGTTTCCATACAGCTACCAGTCCCACAGATGAGGAAAAACTCCGACCCCTTTTGTGGCGCTTCTGGACCAAAGTTCCTGCCCGAGGCCAGGTGGCAATCTTCGATCGCAGCTGGTACAGGCGAGCGATTATAGAACATATTGAAAAAAACAATGGAAAAGGACTTGAAAGATGCCTGCAGGGAATCAGGAGTTTTGAGAGGCAACTTGCAGACGATGGTTACCTTATAATCAAGTTCTTCCTGCACATAAGCAAGGAAAAACAGCAACAACGATTTAAGGAACTGGAAAAGAATAATGGGGATCTTTTTATCGTGGGTGAAGATGAGGTGGATTATGCAAATGAGTACGAAACCTATCTTTACACTGTAGAAAAAATTCTGGAAAACACGGACTCTTTCAGGGCTCCATGGACAATTGTAGAAGCAAATAACAGGAATTTTGCCACTGTCAAGATAATGACGGCTTTTATAAGTGCCATGGAAGATAAACTCAAAGAGGTAGATCACAAATCTGTGACTGAAACTACTGTGGATCTCTTTCCTAAAGAGGATTTACCGGGAATACCATCCCTTAAAACTTCTATACTGGCACGCACCGATATGGAAAAAACTATCGATAAAAAAGAATATAAAAAGAAGAAAAAAGACTACCAGGAACGTTTGAGGCATTTGCAATATGAATTGCTGAAGCGCCAGATTCCTGTAGTTATTATTTATGAAGGCTGGGATGCATCAGGTAAAGGGGGTAATATCCGAAGGCTTGCTCACCGGCTCAATCCACGTCTCTATTCGGTAATTCCTATCGGCGCTCCCAACGATTATGAAATCTCACGTCATTATCTCTGGAGGTTCTTAAAGGAAATTCCACCTGCCGGCAGAATTGCTATTTTTGACCGTAGCTGGTATGGCAGGGTCATGGTAGAGAGGGTAGAACAGCTATGCACGGAAAACGAGTGGAAACGTGCTTATCGGGAGATTAATGAATTTGAAGCTATGCTTACCGACTGGAATGCTGTAGTCGTCAAATTCTGGTTGCATATAGATCAGGATACCCAGTTCGAAAGGTTCCAGAAAAGAAGTGCAACTCCACATAAACAATGGAAAATCACTCAGGAGGATTGGCGAAACCGGGAAAATTGGGATGCCTATCGTGAAGCTGTAGATGAGATGCTTGAAAAGACAAGCACTACTTATGCCCCCTGGACAATTGTGGAAGCTAACGATAAAAAGTATGCCCGTATAAAAGCCATGAAAACCGTCACGGAAGCAATCGAAGAAAAACTAAAAAATTGA
- a CDS encoding phosphate signaling complex PhoU family protein produces the protein MSERRKVQLTGGSTFIVSLPINWVRGAGLEAGDSVILAPQNNSSLLISSDTLNKNKRYETKIEINRLIPKKGKMYNQPPVAEPEDIFRILVSHYLAGYDIIKMESKEGFSAADRKFIKDASRKRLVGLEVVEESHHELVLQSLLNYRDLSLHRALQNMSGLLTSMLRDIMEAIEKNDKEIAQDIILRDNEVDRFYLLTVRQLKAAIEDRNLSEKIGIERPRECLGYRLVTKSMERIGDHVVRIAKNMIEMENEVEPDDPIFKMAEDVQTIFKQSIALLSNLDPMEANMVIKNAKNISREGNALYKNKNTDTNSHQFGFIVESLQRIAEYSGDIAEISINMSTTDLNI, from the coding sequence ATGTCTGAAAGAAGAAAAGTACAACTGACGGGAGGCTCCACCTTCATAGTATCGCTGCCCATAAACTGGGTGAGAGGAGCCGGCCTTGAAGCTGGAGATAGCGTAATCCTTGCACCACAGAATAATAGCTCACTCCTGATATCCTCTGATACACTCAACAAGAATAAAAGATACGAAACTAAAATTGAAATTAATCGTCTGATCCCCAAAAAAGGAAAAATGTATAACCAGCCTCCTGTAGCCGAACCGGAAGACATTTTCAGGATACTTGTATCCCATTACCTTGCTGGTTATGATATAATCAAGATGGAGTCAAAAGAAGGATTCAGTGCAGCAGATCGTAAATTCATAAAAGATGCGTCCCGCAAAAGGCTTGTAGGCCTTGAAGTTGTGGAGGAAAGCCATCATGAACTTGTACTGCAAAGCCTGCTCAACTACAGAGATCTTTCCCTTCATAGAGCTCTGCAAAATATGTCCGGCCTACTAACATCAATGTTACGTGACATAATGGAAGCAATTGAGAAAAATGATAAAGAAATCGCCCAGGATATAATACTCAGGGATAATGAGGTCGACAGGTTTTACCTTTTAACTGTAAGACAGTTGAAAGCAGCCATTGAAGACCGCAACCTTTCAGAAAAGATTGGTATCGAAAGACCCCGGGAGTGCCTGGGCTATCGGCTTGTTACTAAAAGCATGGAAAGAATCGGAGATCATGTGGTCAGGATTGCAAAGAATATGATTGAAATGGAAAATGAAGTGGAGCCCGATGACCCCATATTCAAGATGGCAGAAGATGTCCAGACTATCTTCAAGCAATCCATAGCCCTGCTTTCAAATCTCGATCCCATGGAAGCAAACATGGTCATAAAGAATGCAAAGAATATTTCCCGGGAAGGTAATGCATTATACAAAAACAAAAATACAGACACCAACTCACATCAATTTGGCTTCATTGTGGAAAGCCTGCAAAGGATTGCTGAATACAGTGGAGATATCGCAGAAATTTCCATTAATATGAGTACAACGGATTTGAACATATAA
- a CDS encoding DNA polymerase ligase N-terminal domain-containing protein, producing MLEEYRKKRDFDRTSEPEAKGTSRSGEPIFVIQKHDASNLHYDLRLEMNGVLKSWAVPKQPPKKAGIKRLAIQTEDHPMEYADFEGEIPEGQYGAGKVEIWDRGNYEAIKIEEKEIIVTLKGKQLTGDYVLVKTKYGNNDKGWLFFKKKVEN from the coding sequence ATGCTAGAAGAATACAGGAAAAAAAGAGATTTTGACAGGACATCTGAACCTGAAGCCAAAGGAACTTCCAGATCTGGTGAGCCTATTTTTGTAATACAGAAACATGACGCCAGCAACCTTCATTACGATCTCAGGCTAGAGATGAATGGCGTACTGAAAAGCTGGGCAGTTCCCAAACAACCTCCAAAAAAAGCCGGAATCAAGAGACTTGCCATACAGACAGAAGATCACCCAATGGAATATGCCGATTTTGAGGGAGAGATACCTGAAGGACAATACGGAGCCGGCAAAGTTGAAATATGGGACAGGGGAAACTATGAAGCAATAAAGATTGAAGAAAAGGAAATTATCGTCACACTAAAAGGGAAGCAATTGACCGGTGACTATGTTCTTGTTAAAACAAAGTATGGCAACAACGATAAGGGCTGGTTATTTTTCAAGAAGAAAGTAGAAAACTGA
- the psmB gene encoding archaeal proteasome endopeptidase complex subunit beta, translated as MDNDKHLKGTTTVGIVCSDGVVLATEKRATMGNFIASKTAKKIYQIDDLVGMTTAGSVGDAQQLVRMISVESKLYKMRRQESITIKGLTTLLSNILGGQRYFPLMVQLLVGGVDKNGPAIFSLDAMGGNIEETKAVATGSGSPMAYGVLEDRYHEGINVDEGMELAVRALYNAMKRDSASGNGIDVVKITADGYKRIETGEVDKILENLK; from the coding sequence ATGGATAATGACAAGCATTTAAAAGGCACAACCACTGTAGGCATAGTTTGCAGTGATGGAGTTGTTCTTGCCACTGAAAAAAGGGCAACTATGGGCAACTTCATAGCCAGCAAAACCGCAAAGAAGATTTACCAGATCGATGACCTGGTCGGGATGACCACTGCTGGCTCGGTAGGTGATGCCCAGCAGCTTGTGCGGATGATTAGTGTGGAATCCAAACTCTATAAAATGAGGAGACAGGAATCAATAACCATCAAAGGCCTCACAACTTTACTCTCCAATATCCTTGGTGGGCAACGCTATTTCCCTTTAATGGTACAACTCCTTGTAGGTGGCGTGGATAAGAATGGACCTGCCATATTCTCACTCGATGCGATGGGTGGAAATATTGAGGAAACAAAGGCCGTTGCTACGGGCTCTGGTTCACCGATGGCTTATGGTGTTCTTGAAGACCGCTATCATGAGGGCATCAATGTCGATGAGGGTATGGAACTTGCAGTCCGTGCTCTTTACAATGCCATGAAAAGGGATTCAGCTTCTGGTAATGGTATCGATGTAGTCAAAATAACCGCGGATGGCTACAAAAGAATTGAGACTGGAGAGGTGGACAAAATACTTGAAAACCTGAAATAA
- the ppk1 gene encoding polyphosphate kinase 1, translating to MQNRIQWDTMKKESLKYINREISWLSFNERVLQEAADTRVPLMERLKFLGIFSSNLDEFFSVRVGTIRRMIDADIKGKVMFGGSPREVLQKIQSTVLALQNDFDDVFKEISKELEVNKIYILNEKNLKDYHKEYISEYFEQKVHSSLVPLMLDENKKFPYLKNHVIYLAIHMYREEDPADYKYALIEVPADILSRYISLPSKDDKKYVIILDDIIRFGLKDIFAIFNYDRIDAYTIKLTRDAELDFEEDVTKSFFEKVMKSLEERKRGLPVRFVYDREIPEHLLNFILRKSKMNNFENLIPGSRYHNARDFMGFPRMGMKELEYQNSPPLSHPSIEAHTSILKAIKKKDILLHYPYQSFDYMIDLLREAAIDPMVTSIKITLYRVAKNSKVINALTNAIKNGKNVTVVMELQARFDEKANIYWTQLLEDAGAILIDGVPGLKVHAKLCQIERKEGDESVFYSAVATGNFNESTARLYSDHCLFTFNSQINEEISNLFEFFEHNYKVYDYQHLLVAPHQLRKKYLNLIQKETENASMGKEAFICAKMNSLVDKEMIDALYEANNAGVKIDLIIRGICSLVPGVEGQSENINVISIVDKYLEHSRIFIFCNEGDTKYYISSADWMVRNLNKRVEVAIPIYDPNIQKELRDFMKIQFNDRKKARIINEKQDNPYLISVDDKEIRCQDEIYEYLARKTGQANE from the coding sequence ATCCAGAATCGTATACAATGGGATACCATGAAAAAAGAATCACTTAAATATATCAATCGGGAAATTAGCTGGCTATCCTTTAATGAAAGAGTATTGCAAGAAGCTGCCGACACCCGTGTACCCCTGATGGAGAGGCTGAAGTTTCTGGGCATTTTCTCATCAAATCTTGACGAATTTTTCAGTGTACGCGTGGGAACAATCAGAAGAATGATTGACGCCGACATTAAAGGAAAAGTGATGTTCGGGGGATCTCCCAGAGAGGTATTGCAAAAAATACAGAGTACAGTTCTTGCTTTGCAAAATGATTTTGATGATGTATTTAAGGAAATTAGTAAGGAACTTGAGGTAAATAAAATATACATACTTAATGAAAAAAACCTCAAGGATTACCATAAAGAATACATTTCAGAATACTTCGAGCAAAAGGTACACTCTTCGCTTGTTCCCTTAATGCTGGATGAAAACAAAAAGTTCCCCTACCTGAAAAATCATGTAATATATCTTGCAATTCACATGTACAGGGAGGAGGACCCTGCAGATTATAAATATGCCTTAATAGAGGTCCCTGCTGATATTTTATCCAGATATATCAGCCTGCCTTCAAAAGATGATAAGAAATATGTTATAATCCTGGATGATATCATAAGGTTTGGCCTGAAAGATATTTTTGCAATATTTAATTATGACAGGATCGATGCCTATACAATAAAACTCACAAGGGATGCTGAACTCGATTTTGAGGAAGATGTAACAAAAAGTTTCTTTGAAAAAGTGATGAAGAGTCTGGAAGAAAGAAAACGTGGACTACCTGTGAGGTTTGTATATGACAGGGAAATTCCCGAACACTTGCTTAACTTTATCCTCAGGAAAAGCAAAATGAATAATTTTGAGAACCTGATTCCCGGAAGTCGCTACCATAACGCCAGAGATTTCATGGGTTTCCCGCGCATGGGAATGAAAGAACTTGAATACCAGAATTCACCTCCATTGTCACACCCCTCCATAGAGGCACATACAAGCATCTTAAAAGCAATCAAAAAAAAAGATATTCTTCTCCACTATCCATACCAGTCTTTTGACTATATGATAGACCTGCTCAGGGAAGCGGCTATTGACCCGATGGTCACCTCGATTAAAATTACCCTGTACAGGGTTGCAAAGAACTCAAAAGTAATCAATGCGCTGACAAACGCCATCAAAAACGGCAAAAATGTAACAGTGGTAATGGAATTACAGGCCAGGTTCGATGAAAAAGCCAATATTTACTGGACACAACTGCTGGAAGATGCCGGAGCTATCTTAATTGACGGTGTCCCGGGGTTGAAGGTCCATGCCAAACTCTGCCAGATAGAACGCAAAGAAGGGGATGAATCTGTTTTTTATAGTGCCGTGGCAACCGGTAATTTCAATGAATCAACCGCTAGATTGTACAGTGACCACTGCCTCTTTACATTTAACAGCCAGATAAATGAAGAAATTAGTAACTTATTTGAATTTTTTGAACATAACTACAAAGTTTATGATTACCAGCATTTGCTTGTAGCTCCCCACCAGCTTAGAAAGAAGTATCTGAACCTGATTCAAAAGGAAACAGAAAACGCATCCATGGGAAAAGAGGCGTTCATCTGTGCAAAAATGAATAGCCTTGTGGACAAGGAAATGATAGATGCGCTTTATGAAGCAAACAATGCAGGCGTTAAGATCGATTTGATAATCAGAGGTATCTGCTCCCTTGTGCCCGGTGTTGAAGGACAGAGTGAAAACATCAATGTCATTAGTATTGTAGATAAATATCTTGAACATTCAAGGATTTTTATATTCTGCAATGAAGGGGACACTAAATACTACATCTCATCTGCTGACTGGATGGTACGCAATCTTAACAAACGGGTAGAAGTTGCTATACCCATATATGATCCGAATATACAGAAAGAACTCCGGGACTTTATGAAAATACAGTTCAACGACAGGAAAAAAGCAAGGATCATCAATGAGAAACAGGATAATCCTTACCTGATAAGTGTTGATGATAAAGAAATCAGATGCCAGGACGAAATATATGAATATCTGGCCAGAAAGACAGGGCAGGCTAATGAATGA
- a CDS encoding CHAD domain-containing protein, translated as MGSGKSLIIGLFAVIAGATLGIGGAVALILMELNRYSPAGEILVTMGAFATGLALIMMGLNLLIKQEIGHTLISSILYAIIIGGFIYLYPEKWIYPNVSYIALGYLATTLFLVTRIFKEMLTHLLEIKQHKLKNNSKNNSFFIALAQLIMMELTGNQEEEDQSEIGGEHMINQDEEELKITEELKEKQVEIAPEEEKDDNIKSKNKNEIQTDDTMAEAARKIFQKHFKKMQKHEMGTKVGRDIEELHDMRVAAMRIKAGFEVLNPYLDMKELGGFLKGIKRTRKALGNVRDMDVFLERIDHYCNELPEERKGELDFLKDNIEIERAKERGNMLEYLDGKRYNRFKKKFEEALGKNKYWKMENENNKGIPRPTSVREVFPTLVYGQYANVLAYEDRVGPDSHEAPLEVLHRLRIDVKILRYTFEFFQEVLGDEAKPTIKRLKSLQDNLGDMHDAAVAIELLNGFKESGHWGDKSTFQEEEKTNPVDGHIDAFIHYKEEEIKKLRDEFPAEWESITGPEFGKMFAESIAGMYSKKSE; from the coding sequence ATGGGCTCGGGCAAATCTTTGATAATTGGTCTTTTTGCAGTAATAGCAGGCGCAACACTGGGAATCGGGGGCGCCGTGGCTCTTATACTGATGGAATTGAATCGTTATTCTCCGGCAGGGGAGATCCTTGTGACCATGGGCGCATTTGCAACGGGGCTCGCACTCATAATGATGGGATTGAATCTTTTAATAAAACAGGAGATCGGTCATACCCTGATAAGTTCCATCCTATATGCAATCATTATAGGCGGATTTATTTATCTCTATCCTGAAAAATGGATATATCCGAACGTGTCCTATATCGCACTGGGATATCTCGCCACCACACTCTTTCTTGTAACAAGGATATTCAAAGAAATGCTTACTCATCTTTTAGAGATCAAGCAACATAAATTGAAAAACAACTCTAAGAATAATTCATTTTTCATTGCCCTTGCCCAGCTTATAATGATGGAACTTACAGGTAATCAAGAGGAAGAAGACCAGAGCGAGATTGGGGGAGAACACATGATAAATCAAGATGAAGAAGAACTAAAAATTACAGAGGAGCTGAAAGAAAAACAAGTAGAAATAGCTCCTGAAGAAGAAAAAGACGATAATATAAAGTCAAAAAATAAGAATGAAATCCAAACCGATGACACCATGGCTGAAGCCGCCCGGAAGATCTTCCAGAAACATTTCAAGAAAATGCAAAAGCATGAAATGGGAACAAAGGTTGGAAGGGACATAGAAGAGTTACATGACATGCGTGTGGCTGCCATGCGTATCAAAGCCGGTTTCGAAGTCCTCAATCCCTACCTTGACATGAAAGAACTTGGCGGATTCCTAAAAGGAATAAAACGCACCCGAAAAGCACTCGGCAATGTTAGGGACATGGATGTATTCCTTGAACGTATCGACCACTATTGCAATGAGTTGCCAGAAGAACGTAAAGGGGAACTCGATTTCCTGAAAGATAACATCGAGATAGAAAGGGCCAAAGAAAGAGGAAATATGCTGGAGTACCTGGATGGCAAACGGTACAACAGGTTCAAGAAAAAATTTGAGGAAGCCCTGGGGAAAAATAAGTACTGGAAAATGGAAAATGAAAACAATAAAGGGATTCCCCGCCCTACCAGTGTAAGAGAAGTATTTCCCACCCTTGTTTATGGTCAATATGCAAATGTACTGGCCTATGAAGACAGAGTAGGACCGGACTCCCATGAAGCACCTCTGGAAGTACTGCACAGATTGCGCATAGACGTGAAAATCCTGCGTTATACATTTGAATTCTTCCAGGAAGTACTGGGAGACGAAGCCAAACCGACAATAAAGCGGCTGAAAAGTCTCCAGGATAATTTGGGAGATATGCACGATGCAGCCGTTGCTATAGAGTTACTGAACGGGTTCAAGGAAAGTGGACACTGGGGAGATAAAAGTACCTTTCAGGAGGAAGAAAAAACCAATCCTGTTGACGGTCATATCGATGCATTCATCCATTACAAGGAAGAAGAAATTAAAAAACTGCGGGATGAATTCCCTGCTGAATGGGAAAGTATTACCGGACCGGAGTTTGGCAAGATGTTTGCTGAGTCAATTGCAGGGATGTATTCAAAAAAATCTGAGTGA
- a CDS encoding Ppx/GppA phosphatase family protein — translation MKFAAIDVGSNAIRLLFSRVEDETGQPYFEKVSLLRIPLRLGDDAFINKKISEEKADKLVELMQAFRHLINVYQPIEYMAYATSAMRESKNHKKIVNRIKKECDIDLQVIEGKKEAKIIYSNHIEKMLDRNGSYLYIDVGGGSTEITFFKGKHAIRSRSFNIGTIRIKEGLVPKRNWKRMKKWIKDTLEGEEEVCAIGTGGNINKLFKHAGKKEGKPLKYKKLKRTANYLGKFTVEERIIKFNMKPDRADVIIPASKVYLSAMKWGNINKIYVPNIGLADGMVHVMYKKHKEKFV, via the coding sequence ATGAAATTTGCTGCTATTGACGTAGGGTCCAATGCTATCAGACTCCTGTTTTCACGAGTGGAGGACGAAACAGGCCAGCCTTATTTTGAAAAGGTGTCCTTACTCAGGATACCCCTGAGGCTGGGAGATGATGCATTCATAAACAAGAAGATATCCGAAGAAAAAGCCGACAAACTTGTAGAATTAATGCAGGCTTTCAGGCACCTCATAAATGTCTACCAGCCCATAGAATACATGGCGTATGCAACATCAGCAATGCGCGAGTCTAAAAATCACAAAAAAATAGTAAACAGGATCAAAAAAGAATGTGATATCGACCTGCAGGTCATTGAAGGAAAAAAGGAAGCAAAAATAATTTATTCCAATCACATAGAAAAAATGCTGGACAGGAATGGGTCCTACCTATACATAGATGTAGGCGGCGGAAGTACCGAAATTACTTTTTTCAAGGGAAAACATGCGATCAGGTCCCGCTCTTTTAATATTGGAACAATCCGCATAAAAGAAGGGTTGGTGCCAAAGAGGAACTGGAAGAGAATGAAAAAATGGATAAAAGACACTCTTGAAGGGGAAGAAGAAGTTTGTGCAATCGGTACAGGGGGAAATATAAACAAGTTATTCAAACATGCCGGGAAAAAGGAAGGCAAACCCCTGAAATATAAAAAACTTAAAAGAACGGCAAACTACCTGGGCAAGTTTACTGTTGAAGAGCGCATAATCAAATTCAATATGAAACCGGACCGGGCTGACGTAATCATACCGGCGTCAAAGGTTTACCTATCAGCTATGAAGTGGGGAAATATCAATAAAATCTATGTCCCAAATATTGGTCTTGCTGATGGCATGGTTCATGTAATGTACAAAAAACACAAAGAAAAATTTGTCTGA